Genomic window (Ureibacillus composti):
AAAGCTATTATGAAACCAATTGGCGTTAAATGTCCAAATTGTGAAACTGGCGAAATCGTTGAACGTAAAAGTAAAACAAAGCGCTTATTCTACGGCTGTAATAATTACCCAGAATGTGAATTTGTATCCTGGGATAAGCCGATTAGTAGACCATGTCCGAAATGTAGTGCATTATTAGTTGAGAAGAAAATTAAAAAAGGTATTCAAATTCAGTGTACGAAATGTGACTATGAGGAAGCGCCAACACAGTAACAGGAATTCTTAAATCTAATTAACTAGAGGAAAGGCGATCATTTGAGTTATTGAAGTGATCGTCTTTCCAAGCTTATCCTGTATTACTTGAGGAAATCCCTAGTGCTGAATAAAAAGTAGAATCACTAAAGATGTAATTGATTAGAGAAGGTTGGTAGTTTAAACATGACAGAAATAATTGTAAATGTAATTGGTGCAGGCCTTGCAGGAAGTGAAGCAGCTTGGCAAATTGCCCAACGTGGGGTAAAGGTTCGTTTATTTGAAATGCGACCAGTGAAACAAACACCTGCGCATCATACAGAAAAATTTGCAGAACTAGTTTGTTCGAATTCATTACGTGCGAACACGTTAACAAATGCAGTCGGCGTAATTAAAGAAGAAATGCGTATTTTAGACTCAGTAATTATTGACGCGGCTGACAATTGTTCCGTGCCAGCAGGTGGAGCACTAGCTGTAGACCGCCATGAGTTTGCTGGTTATGTTACAGATAAAGTTCGTAATCATCCGTTAGTAGAAGTAGTGAATGAAGAAGTTACGGAAATTCCAGAAGGGATTACAGTTATTGCTACGGGTCCACTGACTTCACCAGCTTTAGCAGAACAAATTAAAGCGCTAACGGGAGAAGAGTATTTATACTTCTACGACGCTGCAGCTCCGATCGTTGAAAAAGATAGTATTGATATGGATAAAGTATATTTAAAATCACGTTATGATAAAGGCGAAGCGGCCTATTTAAACTGTCCTATGACAGAAGAAGAATTTAATCGTTTTTACGATGCACTTGTATCTGCCGAGACAGCTCCTTTAAAAGAATTTGAGAAAGAAAAATATTTTGAAGGCTGTATGCCAGTAGAAGTTATGGCAGAGCGCGGTCGTAAAACACTTTTATTCGGTCCGATGAAACCTGTTGGTCTTGAAGATCCGAAAACAGGAAAAAGACCTTATGCAGTTGTGCAATTAAGACAAGATGATGCTGCAGGTACTTTATACAATATCGTTGGTTTCCAAACACACTTAAAATGGGGACCACAAAAAGAAGTGTTCAGCTTAATTCCTGGTTTAGAGAATGTAGAGATTGTGCGTTATGGCGTTATGCATCGAAACACATTTATTAATTCACCTACAGTACTTGCACCGACATATCAATTAAAGGCACGTCCAACTCTTTTCTTTGCTGGACAAATGACTGGTGTCGAAGGATATGTTGAATCAGCAGGAAGCGGATTACTTGCTGGAATCAATGCTGCAAGGTTAGCAAAAGGTGAAGAACCAATCATCTTCCCAGCTGAAACGGCATTAGGTAGTATGGCGCGTTATATAACAGAAGCACCAGCAAAACACTTCCAACCAATGAACGTAAACTTCGGATTATTCCCAGAGTTAGGCGAAAGAGTGAAATCAAAACAAGAAAGAGCGCAAAAGCATGCAGATCGCGCATTAACAACAATTCAAAATTTTGTGAATTCTCAAACAATATAATTGATTTAAGCCTCTACAAATTGTTATAATTTGAGAGGCTTTTCTAATTAATTTATTTGCAGATAAGCAATGCTTTTTGATATATTGATGTCTGATGTCTAGCGACTAACGAAAAGCGGAGAATGCCTGTTTAGTTCCGCGTCTGCGAAAACGCCACGTCCTGTGGCATCGCAGACATGACTCACGTCGTGTGAGCCTCAACAACTGGCCGACAAAAACGCGACGTCCTGTCGCATTGTCGGCACTAGCACTTCCTGTGCGTCGGAGGAACCGACAAAAGGTCGCTTTCTGCCCTTGAAGGCGGTTTCAAAGTTGTCGAGGAGCTGGCGTTCGCAGCTAGACACCCAGAAATGTGGTACTAGACTGTGTTACAAATTTGTTAACAGTTACAGCATTTTAACAATATTTTTATTACTTTTTCTCTTGCTAATTTTCGTATATAGGTATAGTGTCATTATGGATGTCTGCAAAAACTGAATTTAAAGTGAATTTTTTCTATTTTTTACATCATTCATTCTCCAACTACTAAATAAATTTTATAATAGATGACTTTCGGTACTTATGATGAAGCGTTGCCGAGTGTGTTTTCTCAGACTAACATAGTAAATCAGCATATAGCCTAGTAAAAAGTAAATTCGAATGGAATTCAGGAGGTGTACTGGTGATGAATATCGCTCCTAATAAAGCATTTGAGCAATTTATTCGGTTCATTCAGTTAGAAAAAAACTTCTCAGTACATACTGTAAAAGAATATGAAGCGGATTTGAAAGAATTTCTTTCCTTTTTACAAGCTGAAGGTGTTGTGGATTTAGACGAAGTAGAATACATACATGCAAGGATTTTTGTAACTAGGCTGTATGACGAACAGAAAGCTAGAACAACCATTTCTAGAAAAATCTCTTCCATCCGCTCCTTTTTCCGATTTCTAAATCGCGAGTTTGAATTAGACGATGCGCCATTTCGATCGCTATATCATCCAAAGAAGGAAAAACACTTACCTAACTTTTTTTATGAGGAAGAACTTTCCCAGTTGTTTGAAGCGAATGTTGGAGATGATCCAAAATCGATTCGTAACATTGCTCTTCTCGAACTTTTATACGCAACTGGCATGCGTGTCAGTGAATGCACTTCGATAGAAATTGGAGATATTGATTTCCGTTATTCCATCATACGAGTAATGGGTAAAGGTCGGAAAGAGAGAATAATTCCTTTTGGTCACTACGCAAATCTTGCTTTAACAAGGTATATAAATGAAGCCCGACCTGTGTTAATGAAACGTACCAACCATAATCAATTATTTGTTAATATGCACGGTGGAGAACTTACATCCCGAGGTGTACGTTACATTTTAAATGAAATGATTAGTCAAGCTTCTATGCATACAAAGATTTATCCGCATATGCTTAGACATACATTTGCGACACACTTGTTAAATAACGGTGCCGATTTAAGAACGGTGCAAGAATTATTAGGTCATAAAAGTTTAGCAGCGACACAAGTATATACACATGTAACGAAAGAGCACCTTCGAAAAACTTATATGAACTCTCACCCAAGAGCATAATGTTAGGAGGAAAATGAATGGAACAATTTCATGCGACGACAATATTTGCCATACATCATAACGGTAAATGTGCAATGGCAGGCGATGGTCAAGTAACTTTAGGAAACTCAGTTGTAATGAAACATACAGCGAAAAAAGTAAGACGACTATATAATGGGAAAGTATTAGCGGGCTTTGCCGGTTCTGTAGCGGATGCTTTTACATTGTTTGATATGTTTGAATCTAGATTAGAGAAATATGATGGCAACTTACAACGTGCTGCAGTGGAAGTTGCAAAACAATGGCGTGGCGATAAAATGTTACGTCAATTGGAAGCGTTATTACTCGTTATGGATCAATCAACATTGCTTTTAATCTCAGGAACAGGTGAAGTAATTGAACCAGATGATGGGATTTTAGCTATTGGTTCGGGTGGTAACTACGCTTTATCTGCGGGACGTGCGTTAAAACAATATGCTCCAAATTTATCGGCAAAAGAAATTGCTGAGAACTCTTTAAAAATAGCGGCTGATATTTGCGTATTTACAAACCATAATATTATCGTGGAGGCGCTTGAAGAATGACAAACCAAAATTTAACGCCAAGACAAATTACCGAACATTTAAATCGTCACATTGTAGGTCAACAGGACGCAAAAAGAGCGGTTGCCATTGCATTGCGTAATCGCTATCGTCGTTCGTTATTGGCTGAGGAAATCAGAAACGAAATTATTCCAAAAAATATATTAATGATTGGTCCAACTGGTGTTGGGAAAACAGAAATTGCAAGACGGATCGCCAAGTTAACCAATGCACCATTTATAAAAGTAGAAGCTACAAAGTTCACAGAAGTAGGTTATGTTGGTCGTGATGTTGAATCTATGGTTCGTGATTTAGTTGAATCTTCTAGAAGACTTGTCAAAGATGAAATGATGGAATCTGTAAAAGAACAAGCAGAGCAATTAGCAAATGAAGCCATTGTCAAATTACTTGTTCCTTCTAAGATGAAAGCAAAAATGGCTCAAAATCCATTTGAAATGCTATTTGGTGGTCAAAAAGAGAAACCAGTAGAAGATTCAAGTCAAGATGAGGTTGAAGTACGCTCAAAACGTTCTCAAATTGCACAAGACCTTAAAGCTGGCAAACTAGAAGATGAATGGGTAACGGTAGAAGTTACTGAACAAAATACCTCTTTATTTGATGCAATGCCTGGGATGGGCATTGATATGGGGTCATCAGGTATGCAAGATATGCTATCAAACTTGATGCCTAAAAAGACTAAGAAACGTAAATTGAAAGTAAAAGATGCACGTAGAGTGCTAACAATTGAAGAAGCTAATAAATTAATTGATTCTGACGAGTTAGCTGGCGAAGCTATTCGTCGTGCTGAGCAATCAGGGATTATTTTCATTGATGAAATAGATAAAATTGCAAGCCGTAGTGGCGGGACGTCTGCAGATGTTTCTAGAGAAGGCGTGCAACGTGATATTTTACCAATTGTTGAAGGTTCCACTGTTACGACAAAATATGGACCTGTTAAAACGGACTTTATGTTGTTTATTGCAGCAGGGGCATTCCATATGTCTAAACCAAGTGATTTAATACCTGAGCTTCAAGGACGTTTCCCGATTCGTGTTGAACTAGAGAAACTAACGAAAGAAGATTTTGTTCGCATTTTAAAGGAACCAGATCAATCTCTAATCACGCAATATAAAGCATTATTAGAAACAGAAGGCGTAACGATTGATTTTACTGATGCAGCAATTGATCGTATCGCTGAAATCGCAACGGAAGTAAATCAAGATACAGATAATATTGGTGCGAGACGACTTCATACAATTTTAGAACGATTGTTAGAGGAATTGTCTTTCGAGGCGTCAGAAATTGGACCAGCACATATTGATATTACTCCTGCTTATGTTGATCAAAAACTTGGTGCAATTTCTAAAAACAAAGATTTGTCGCAATTTATCTTATAATAAGGTTTTTTAGTATCATTAAATTGTAAAAACCTTTAGAATATTAAATAAACTTAGATACAACCTTACTAGGAGGATTTTTTTAAATGAATTTATTAAGTAAAACACGTAAAATTAACTCAATGTTACAGGAATCAGCGGGTAAACCAGTTAACTTTAAAGAAATGGCAGACACGCTTGGAGATATTATCGATAGCAACGTATTTATCGTAAGTCGTAAAGGAAAATTATTAGGCATTTCAATTCATCAAAATATTGAAAATGAACGTATTAAAAAAATGTTCGAGGAACGTCAATTCCCAGAAGATTATGCACAACACTTATTCGACATTAATGAAACTTCTCCAAACCTTGATATAAATAGTGAGCATACTATTTTCCCAATCGAAAATCGTGAATTATTCGAAAGTGGTTTAACAACGATTGTACCGATTATTGGTGGTGGTGAACGTTTAGGTACTTTAATTTTAGGCCGTCTTTCTGCAAGATTCGAAGATGACGATCTAATCTTAGCTGAGTACGGTGCAACAGTAGTAGGTATGGAAATTCTACGTGAAAAATCTGAAGAAATTGAAGAAGAAGCACGTAGTAAAGCGGTTGTTCAAATGGCAATCAATTCATTATCATATAGTGAGTTAGAAGCAATTGAACACATTTTCGAAGAACTTGATGGAAACGAAGGATTACTTGTAGCTTCTAAAATTGCCGACCGTGTTGGGATTACACGTTCAGTAATCGTAAACGCATTACGTAAATTAGAATCAGCTGGTGTAATCGAGTCAAGATCTCTAGGTATGAAAGGAACATACATTAAAGTATTGAACGATAAATTTCTTGCAGCACTTGCAGAAATCAAAATGAAATAATTTTAAATGTATAAAGCCCTACTTCATTCAGAAGTAGGGCTTTTAATTATGACAAATTTGTTAAATGGATTAAATGACAGTTACTTCAAAAATTATAGTCCAATCTTCTTAATATCGGCTTATACTGCCAGAAATCAAATGTTTCCTTGTCGAATTTTGTGTTTTATTTTCTAAATATGAACATTTCGTAAATAATTGTAAAGAAAATTAGTCCGTATTGACTACTAAAAATCGACAAAAGTCGATAGACACTAAGACTCAAGTTAATTAAAATTAATAAAGGGTAATAACTTGGAAATGAAAATGAAATATTTATATAACAAATGAAATAAAAGAGGTGAACGGGTTTGAGCTTGTTCGGTGGAACTATAAGTAGCCTAGAAAATGGACTGAATTATGCGTCATTAAAAAATAAAACGATTGCGCAAAATATCGCAAATGTCGACACGCCTAATTATAAAGCGAAGGATGTAAGCTTTAAACAAATGCTATCTGAAGCACAAGATTCGACAATATCTGCTAATCGTACGGATGAAAGACATTACAATCTTGAAATCAATCAAAAATCTCCTGGTGTGTATAGCTACGACAATTTACGTTATCGGGTGAATGGCAATGGGGTTGATATGGATTTAGAACAGGCAGAGCTAGCTAAAAATACAATTTACTATAATGCCTTAATTGATCGTATAAATGGAAAGTTAAATACGTTAAATACAGTCATTAAAGGAGGAAGATAGTAATGTCGATTTTTGGCAGTATGAATACAACGGCTTCTGCATTAACTTCGCAACGT
Coding sequences:
- the trmFO gene encoding FADH(2)-oxidizing methylenetetrahydrofolate--tRNA-(uracil(54)-C(5))-methyltransferase TrmFO; protein product: MTEIIVNVIGAGLAGSEAAWQIAQRGVKVRLFEMRPVKQTPAHHTEKFAELVCSNSLRANTLTNAVGVIKEEMRILDSVIIDAADNCSVPAGGALAVDRHEFAGYVTDKVRNHPLVEVVNEEVTEIPEGITVIATGPLTSPALAEQIKALTGEEYLYFYDAAAPIVEKDSIDMDKVYLKSRYDKGEAAYLNCPMTEEEFNRFYDALVSAETAPLKEFEKEKYFEGCMPVEVMAERGRKTLLFGPMKPVGLEDPKTGKRPYAVVQLRQDDAAGTLYNIVGFQTHLKWGPQKEVFSLIPGLENVEIVRYGVMHRNTFINSPTVLAPTYQLKARPTLFFAGQMTGVEGYVESAGSGLLAGINAARLAKGEEPIIFPAETALGSMARYITEAPAKHFQPMNVNFGLFPELGERVKSKQERAQKHADRALTTIQNFVNSQTI
- the xerC gene encoding tyrosine recombinase XerC, coding for MNIAPNKAFEQFIRFIQLEKNFSVHTVKEYEADLKEFLSFLQAEGVVDLDEVEYIHARIFVTRLYDEQKARTTISRKISSIRSFFRFLNREFELDDAPFRSLYHPKKEKHLPNFFYEEELSQLFEANVGDDPKSIRNIALLELLYATGMRVSECTSIEIGDIDFRYSIIRVMGKGRKERIIPFGHYANLALTRYINEARPVLMKRTNHNQLFVNMHGGELTSRGVRYILNEMISQASMHTKIYPHMLRHTFATHLLNNGADLRTVQELLGHKSLAATQVYTHVTKEHLRKTYMNSHPRA
- the hslV gene encoding ATP-dependent protease subunit HslV; translated protein: MEQFHATTIFAIHHNGKCAMAGDGQVTLGNSVVMKHTAKKVRRLYNGKVLAGFAGSVADAFTLFDMFESRLEKYDGNLQRAAVEVAKQWRGDKMLRQLEALLLVMDQSTLLLISGTGEVIEPDDGILAIGSGGNYALSAGRALKQYAPNLSAKEIAENSLKIAADICVFTNHNIIVEALEE
- the hslU gene encoding ATP-dependent protease ATPase subunit HslU is translated as MTNQNLTPRQITEHLNRHIVGQQDAKRAVAIALRNRYRRSLLAEEIRNEIIPKNILMIGPTGVGKTEIARRIAKLTNAPFIKVEATKFTEVGYVGRDVESMVRDLVESSRRLVKDEMMESVKEQAEQLANEAIVKLLVPSKMKAKMAQNPFEMLFGGQKEKPVEDSSQDEVEVRSKRSQIAQDLKAGKLEDEWVTVEVTEQNTSLFDAMPGMGIDMGSSGMQDMLSNLMPKKTKKRKLKVKDARRVLTIEEANKLIDSDELAGEAIRRAEQSGIIFIDEIDKIASRSGGTSADVSREGVQRDILPIVEGSTVTTKYGPVKTDFMLFIAAGAFHMSKPSDLIPELQGRFPIRVELEKLTKEDFVRILKEPDQSLITQYKALLETEGVTIDFTDAAIDRIAEIATEVNQDTDNIGARRLHTILERLLEELSFEASEIGPAHIDITPAYVDQKLGAISKNKDLSQFIL
- the codY gene encoding GTP-sensing pleiotropic transcriptional regulator CodY, which translates into the protein MNLLSKTRKINSMLQESAGKPVNFKEMADTLGDIIDSNVFIVSRKGKLLGISIHQNIENERIKKMFEERQFPEDYAQHLFDINETSPNLDINSEHTIFPIENRELFESGLTTIVPIIGGGERLGTLILGRLSARFEDDDLILAEYGATVVGMEILREKSEEIEEEARSKAVVQMAINSLSYSELEAIEHIFEELDGNEGLLVASKIADRVGITRSVIVNALRKLESAGVIESRSLGMKGTYIKVLNDKFLAALAEIKMK
- the flgB gene encoding flagellar basal body rod protein FlgB, producing the protein MSLFGGTISSLENGLNYASLKNKTIAQNIANVDTPNYKAKDVSFKQMLSEAQDSTISANRTDERHYNLEINQKSPGVYSYDNLRYRVNGNGVDMDLEQAELAKNTIYYNALIDRINGKLNTLNTVIKGGR